Part of the Rhizobium sp. WYJ-E13 genome is shown below.
ATCTGGCAGGCGAAGATCTGGGCCGGCGCTTTGCCGAGGTGCTCGCAGGCGACAGCTCGATCAACATGGCCTATGGGCGCATGGATATTTCGCGCGATCGTTTCTTTGAAGATGCGCTGCTGATCACTTACCGGGCCGCGCCGGACCAGACGAAGATACCGCCCGCCTCCGGCTCCGGTTTCGTCAGCCACGTCTCGCGCGAAATCTTCCGGGCGCAGCTCGGTTCCGACACGGCCAAGCATTTCCGCTGGTGGACCGAGGCCGTTGTCAATCCGTCGCTCGCCGGCCAGGCGACGCGCAACAGTCTGATGAACGAACCCGTCATCACCCTCGATGACCGTGATCCGTCCCGAACGGATATCCTGCACGAATATTTCGTCTCACCCTCGCGCTTCGCCGATTTCGTTGCAGCCTGCCAGGATGTCATTCCCGCCTCCTACCAGCAGCTTCTCAACATCACGCTGCGTTATGTCGATACCGACCGCGACAGCGTATTGGCTTACGCGACGGAACCTCGGATTGCCGCGGTCATGCTTTTCTCGCAGGAAAAGACGGTGAGGGGCGAGGCCGACATGCGGCGTATGACGGAAGCGCTGATCGAGCGCGTGCTCGCAATCGGCGGCAGCTATTATCTGCCATATCGCCCGCATGCCCGGCTGGATCAGTTCACCCGCGCCTATCCTCGCGCTGGGGAATTTGGAGCGGCCAAGCGTCGGCTCGATCCCGGCCTTACCTTCCGCAATCATTTCTGGGATCGCTATCTCGGAAGCCTCTAGGAGGATTTGCATGTCCAGGCTTCGGCTGATTGCTGTGCTTTATACCGTGGCTCTGCTTTTTGCGGCGGCGTTGAATTACATTCCGGGACTGACAGACGCGGAGGGGCGCGCCTTCGGCATTTTCGCGCTCGATATCTATGACGACAGCCTGCATCTGGCCTCGGCCGCCTGGGCAGGCATCGCGGCCTTCCTGTCGGCCCGTGCGTCCCGCAACTTCCTTTTCTATTTTGGCCTGCTCTATTTCAGCGATGGTCTGCTTGGGCTGATCACCGGGTCGGGTTATCTTGATCTCGGCATCGTCAATTACGGCATTCAGGATCTTCCCTTTACGTTCAAGATCCTTGCTAATCTGCCGCATCTCTTCCTTGGTGGAGTGGGGATTGCGTCGAGCTACATCTTCCGTCGCGAGGCCCCGTGATGCGGCGCCTCCTGAAGATTGTCGGCTGGATTCTCGCGGCGCTTGTTGTTGCGATCCTGCTGCTGCTCAGCCCGGTTGCCTATGTCGAGACCTTCTGCCATGCCGACCCAGAGCCTGATAGCTATAAGCCGCTGATTTCGGACCTGGAATTCCACAGGCAGGAAGCCAATACCTACCTGACCTATCCGGAGTGGCATATCGTCTATGCCTATGACGGGCTCGCCGAGGCCCTGAAAACTGGCGACGAATATCGCTTCGGCTATTTTTCCAACGTGAAGGATTTCTGGGTGGCCGACTGCGCGCTGACCCGCATCGCCGATCGGCATGGCGGCGCCGATCGCGAAACCCGAATGATGATCGCCACCATCGGCGTCAGCTTCACGCTCGAAATGGGCTTGAAAGCGGCCTATGAGGAAACGATCGGCCGAGTTTTTGCGCTATGGCGAGGCAGTGAAAAGACCCCGCAGGATCTCATCGCCCGCGACATGGCGATCGATTACGCCGCCTTCCTGCGCCAGACTCCATGGTACAAATACCCCTTCCAGCCCTGGATCGACAGGCTTTGGGCCGCACCGGTGGAAGAGCCGCCGCGCGGCTGGGAACGCCGTCTGGCGCTCGGCGGCGAATGGCGCGCCAAGATCGCTTATGCCGGCGTGATCGCCAGCGCTGTCGCTGCAACCGGCGAGGCGAAGCGGACGATCCGCTCGGTCATATCGGGTCTGCCTGCCACCGCGCTTTCGGCAATTCCCGATGTATCGGTCATTGCGGAAAGTACCGATGGCGTGCTGATCGAGACGCCGCGCTACGACCGCTTCACCCATATCCTCGCCGAGATCGCCAAGGCGGGCGGTACAATCCGCGAGATTGCCGGCAATGACGAGATCATGGTGTCGCTGACCCTGCCGCAGGGTACGGAGCAGGGCAATCTGCCCGGCGAGGTAATCACGCGGCTTACGCGATCAGGTTTTGACAGCGACCGCGTGCTTTTGTCCGTCAAGGTGGCTGATCTTGCCTCGTTGCTTAGAGACTGGCCGATTGCGGATCCCGGCCTTGAGCATATATTCGATTTCTGAAGCATCGAACGGGTGGCCCTGTGATAAGACGCTTGGCACGCAAGGCAGGCGCCGCGATTGCGGTCATTGCCGCAGTCTTCGCACTGGCTGCTGTCGTCTTTGCCGCAACAGGCGAGGCGCCAGCAGCCATGGTCTTTCCGGCCGGCAGCATTGAACCTGCCGCATTGCCCGAAGGTGTCTCCATCCTGCGATGGGGCAGGGGCTTTACCGTCGTCACGAGTGAACGCAGCGACTATGTGCGTGCGCTTTATGGCAGAGGTGCGCTTCTTGTCCTGCCGCTGCGAAAAAGCGGCTGCCTCTCGCTGCGGCCTGCATCGTCGACATGAAAAAAAGCCGGACGCAGAACATCCGGCTTTTATTCGTGTTTTCCGCTGCGGAAGCGGCTTTAGAAAACGCTGTGCTTCTCTTTCAGCGACTTCCCTTCCGTGCTCTCACGGCGCAGCGCGGAAATTGTCGAAGTCACGGACACGATGAACATGATACTGATGAGTGCTGTGAGGACTGTCAGGATCGTGAACATGGTGGCGTTCCTTTCTGTGGAGAGTTGCGTTCAAGCCCCTCAGTACTGGCCAAGAACGCTTACGGAGCGAGCCGAAGCGTAGGGGCCATATACCTTGGAAGTATCGATCTTCTCGTTGTCATAGAGAGCGACTGTAGCAGTCAGCATACCTGTAATCATTGCCATCCAAAGCACGTTAATCATGGTGATCTTACCAGGCATGTTCATTCCCTTCCTGCCGCGCTTCCGCATCTCATATGTGTCGATCAAGTGAACGCATCCGTCTTAAAATGGTTCCCGCCGGATGTTGACGGGGTGTTTACCAACCGTGTTCTGAAGCGACCTTGAATGCCTTGTTCATCTGCCGTTCAGAATTCAAATCGATTAGAACGCATGCGGCCAAGCTGACGCATAATGGCCGCATGTTCGTTAACTTCCGGTCGTACCCAAAGCTGGCGTCGATTAGCGACATAACCGTAGAAAAGCTCCGCAAGCAGCGAGAAAATAACGGCTATTGCAATCAGGATGATCAGCATGATCAAGGTCTTTCCGGGGATAACGCTACCTGGACCGGCAGCGTCTGCGTTGATGGTCCGAGTAAAACAGATCGCATCTGAGCGGGCCTTGAACACCGCGTTCATTCATCGTTCAGCCGCGCCAGGCGGCATGGCTAAATGACTTGCGAGAAACGGGCTTCCATGACAAAAGGCGTGAAACAAACGGCCGGGCCAGATGACGACAGCTTTCTATCCGGGGTCCTTCGACCCGATCACCAACGGACACGTTGATGTGCTGGTGCAGGCGCTAAACGTCGCCGAGAAAGTGATCGTTGCGATCGGCATCCACCCTGGCAAGGCACCGCTCTTCTCCTTCGAGGAAAAGGCAGCGTTGATCCGCGCGTCGCTGGCCGAGGTCTTGCCGGAAAAGAGCGCGCATATCGACGTCGTTTCCTTCGACAATCTCGTCGTCGACGCCGCACGCGCGCATCGCGCAAGCCTGCTGATCCGCGGCCTGCGCGACGGCACCGATCTTGATTACGAAATGCAGATGGCCGGCATGAACCGGCAGATGGCGCCCGATATCCAGACCATCTTTCTGCCGGCAGGCACGGCCTCGCGGCCTATTACCGCCACATTGGTACGACAGATCGCAGCCATGGGCGGCGACGTCAGCGCCTTCGTGCCGGCGGCCGTCTTGCAAGCCCTGAAATCCAAGCGCAAAGCCTAGGCGGCATCGCCTCAACGGAGCTCACATGAAACTCTTCTATCTTGCATTTGCCGGCGTGCTCTATCTCGCCTCCTTCGCGGGCGACGCTTTTGCGCAGGCTGCCGATCACTACGTCACCATCCAGTTGAAGAGTGGCCCGGTCGTTATTCAACTGATGCCCGATGTCGCGCCGAAGCACGTTGCGCAGATCGAGGCGCTGGTGAAGAAGGGCGAGTATGACAATGTTGCCTTCCACCGCGTCATTCCCGGCTTCATGGCCCAGACTGGCGATGTGAAATACGGCAACATGGAAAAGAACTTTGATGCGGGCCAGGCTGGGACCGGCGGTTCCGATCTGCCCGACCTCCCGGCTGAGTTTTCCAAGACGCCCTTCGTCCGTGGTACGGTCGGCATGGCACGCTCACAGGATCCGAATTCCGCCAACTCGCAGTTCTTCATCATGTTTGCTGACGGTTCCTTCCTGAATGGTCAGTACACGGTCGTCGGCAAGGTTGTTTCGGGCATGGAAAACGTCGACAAGATCAAGAAGGGCGAAGGCCAGA
Proteins encoded:
- a CDS encoding FAD-binding oxidoreductase, with amino-acid sequence MGRWTRRGVLAGISATAGVVAGRFLLQPQSDPGPAFPTELPVDDGTTILNDAGELTPTRVAAHLTVKEPPQDAMIGQLRAALAEAVKANRPFIASAARHSMGGQSLAENGTALTLDQDWLEADTAAKTYRVAAGTRWSTIISKLDAIGFSPAVMQSNNDFGVASTFSVNAHGWPVPFSACGSTVRSIRLMTADGSLLTCSRTENTELFNHAMGGYGLFGVITELELDMVPNVLLQPTFEHLAGEDLGRRFAEVLAGDSSINMAYGRMDISRDRFFEDALLITYRAAPDQTKIPPASGSGFVSHVSREIFRAQLGSDTAKHFRWWTEAVVNPSLAGQATRNSLMNEPVITLDDRDPSRTDILHEYFVSPSRFADFVAACQDVIPASYQQLLNITLRYVDTDRDSVLAYATEPRIAAVMLFSQEKTVRGEADMRRMTEALIERVLAIGGSYYLPYRPHARLDQFTRAYPRAGEFGAAKRRLDPGLTFRNHFWDRYLGSL
- the coaD gene encoding pantetheine-phosphate adenylyltransferase, giving the protein MTTAFYPGSFDPITNGHVDVLVQALNVAEKVIVAIGIHPGKAPLFSFEEKAALIRASLAEVLPEKSAHIDVVSFDNLVVDAARAHRASLLIRGLRDGTDLDYEMQMAGMNRQMAPDIQTIFLPAGTASRPITATLVRQIAAMGGDVSAFVPAAVLQALKSKRKA
- a CDS encoding peptidylprolyl isomerase, which gives rise to MKLFYLAFAGVLYLASFAGDAFAQAADHYVTIQLKSGPVVIQLMPDVAPKHVAQIEALVKKGEYDNVAFHRVIPGFMAQTGDVKYGNMEKNFDAGQAGTGGSDLPDLPAEFSKTPFVRGTVGMARSQDPNSANSQFFIMFADGSFLNGQYTVVGKVVSGMENVDKIKKGEGQNGEVSNPDRMIKVTLGKK